The nucleotide window ACTTAAGTCTTATGCCATGACCTATCTCAAACAGACCTAGCTATCTAGCTCCAGTTCTAGTCACCCTTTAATACCTTAATTGGCAGTTTGGCCAATGTCCTCTGCTTTCAAGCCATGATTACTTATTTCTGTGCAGGTCTAGTGTTAATGCTGTGTTTTCCCATCAAGACTCCTTTGcttctttccttttcctttaATACCAGCACCCTTTGTCTTTGCAGTATCCCTGTACACACTAATACAAACTGAATGCTGCATGCAGCCgtttcccttgatcatcactggcaagtgcagattttttccgcgattgcattcacatggtagctgtggcggcaacattacagAAACATGACTAGGTCGGCAGGAGGTAGATATACagacatatgaattcagacagcacaacaaaaaaaaatcctgccaAATAAAAGTTTGTGAACATTGTGGAAATACACGTCTATCTGAAAGTGGCTatagagtactgtatgtgtgggaaaAAATGCACGGGTGGGAAAGCTGCATCATTTTGCTCTTGCATtcatatttttatttcattatacACATATTTCTGTCAGAGACCTGAAAGTGCACCAGGCATTTTCTattgatcacatgaccataatAAACCTCTATAAAACATATGGAAACTGGTTAAAGTGCAACATATAaacttaaataaatacaaagacacacacacaaacacacacacacacacacacacacacacacacacacacacacacacacacacacacacacacacacacacacacgcacacacacacactcactcacatacagacaccatacacattctctcttgttCCAACATAATACATACTCCTCACAATTGATATGCTACAtccaataaataaatagaaaaataacGTTATAAATAGATAACATTGCATTGTTCACACTACATAACCATACAGTCCTACCATTGGTTATttcaataaaaaacaaagtccATTCATTGTAAGaccttttcttttgtttccAGGTCTTCATTCAGTCAGGGCTGTGCAAATGTTCATGCAATGCCCATCAAAGGTGGAAACATTTCCTTCATGTGGAGTTgattggtggggtgggggggggctgggcgTCTACCAGGACTGCGTGGCAATGACGGCCAGGAGGGTCAGGCTGAAGGTGGTTCCAAGACTGATCCTGCTGGTGATGCTTCCTGAGCTGACGGCTGCAGGGCGAGACAGAAACAATGTTAGGTGGACAACACCCCAGATTAACTCAAAACGTCATTCGTCCTCATATTAGGACAGAAAAGACTGTGATGTAATAACACCGTTAATGGTTTAGGCAGGGCAATACTGGATGAGATGAAAATTCTTTGACAACAAGCATTGGATCACAAAAAAGAGATGCAGTCATATTAGAAATCTAGACCGCTGGCACTCAATAtctccatatactgtagcactcaCAAAGACATTAGCGATGGCTGTCAGTAAAGAAATGATTGGATTGGATGTAGTGCTCAAATAAACTCACCTGTGCCATTCACAGAGACAATGTTAATAGTCAGGTTGCCACTTGCTGCTGCTCGCACCATGGTGTTGTATATGGCGGTTGCACTTGGCAATGTAGCGTTGTATGTGAAGTACAGGTTTGACTGGGTCACATAGGAGTTCGCGAAAACTGTCCCATCACTGTGGACGAAAACAGTGGTGAATTAATAAGGTTTCTCTTGATGAGTTGACACGAGTAGTAGCCAAGTACAATTCAATGGgatatttatttgaaaatgaaTTTAGAACATACATGTCAATATAACATTGATACTAGTGTTAGTTTTATGTTTTTACTTGTTTAGTGATAACACTCAGTATCCATAAAGGATTATGAACACATTCATTAAGGATTAAAAAGTAACCCAATGTATTATAATTGTAAGGATTGTCACTAAAATGTCTATGACTACTCTCTGGGTTGCAGTATTGTAGAATAATTGTGATATTTCAATAGCATATAACTTAAGCAATGCAGTCATGACTGTGTGTAGAAGTTACGTATAAACGTATACTAATAATTATGAGGGGTGTTATGAATGCTTTATAGCACCCTAATGAATGTGTTCATAATGATTCATGGATAATGGGTTCATAAGTGTTGCCTGTGTATATTTTGGGGATAGCATATGTATACAATATCAATAAAATATTATTAAAACATACTTACGCATATGTTGTGGGGTTCAAAGAGACAAAGTTTGTAGAGTAATCTTCCAGAAAGAAGGGCTCCAGCTGAAAAGGGGAAACAACAGTTAAGCTTCATTCAGACTGCAAGCGACAACTATAATAACTACAATAGAACAAGTCATGATAGTATAGCCAAATTTGGTGATTACAATCAAAATAACCACTGGTGACCCAAATCGTCACGCAACAAGTTAGAATGACTTAAACGTGTACTTATTATAGTGATGATTTTGATAATGtattggcctacagtatgtaacctCTATACTTTATATTTAGACTTAACTAACTCCTTCCTTTGCCAGACAAACAGTGTATAATCAATGTAATCTCCTAttttcacataactttattatcACACTTACCTCGGATTTAATTCTGGATGTTGTGTCACGGTAGGCAGTTGAGTTGACAGCGGCCAGCGTAACGGTAGAAGTAGTCCCATTGGTGGTAGTGAACTGAACATTGGCCATCACCTTTGGCTCATCTgtggaaaaaaatacacacaaaagaacCTGTGgtaagtgactgtgtgtgtgtgtgtgtgtgtctgtgtctgtgtctgtgtgtgtgtgcgtgtgtgtgtgtgtgtatgtgtactgtatatatgtgtgtgtgtgtgtgtgtgtgtgtgtgtgtttgtgtgtgtatgtgtgtgtgtgtgtctgtgtgtgagcatcaaatgaaataaaacagataACAGATCTGGTCTGTCGCTTGATAGTTAGCTTTGTTGAAAAACGAGTTAAACTCACGGAGAACGGAGATGGTGCTTGTATCCACAGACAGGTCGACGGGGCTGGCCGCTTCTTGCAGTTGCTGGAGCACCTCCGTTGTCTCAGGGACAATATCTGGCACAGACTGATCAAACTCCACAtctatctctgcctctgtgttgtCTGCGCGATAGCGGGTCACGGCCCTGtttagaaaaagagaaaaaagaaagacattaTGAACGTGTTGGTTTAACGCTCGACTTTGACCATTGCCATGGTCATTGCTCTATGCAAAATAACTGGTTGTTGGAGAAAATGAATTGGGCCTAACTTACCTCAGCGACTTGACAGCAACTCGGAAGAACCTTGACCCATACTTCGCTTTGTAGATTGGTTCCGACTGTGGAACACAGAATTATCATTAGACTACAGTGGCAACAAAGCCAGTCTTACGGCATTACAGACATCTGTCTTATTATAAAAATGATTGCATGTGTTATTATTCTCAAATGTAACTCATGTTTTGTATTTTAGGTGAATCAAATGCCTTGAAGAGACTGAAACAGTATTTGTAAATTAGCCTTACCCAGGTAACAATGGAAGCAACCAGCGTCTGGTAAGCTTGAGTTTGAGGGTTGTTGTAATCAGCAATGTAGGTTCTGGTCATCGCAAAGGTCATTGCAACTATGTAACGTGGAGTGGTTATTGgagatgctgttgttgttgttgctgctgctgctgttgttgccgtTGTTGTGTCTGAAAAATCAacgagtgatttcagtgtgaTTTTTCACTTTCAtgagtgtgcattttttttgcattttcagtcaaataaacacaaacagaataaTGAGATTAAAAACTGAAAATCCACTCAGGTACCTGAGGAAATTAACACCTTAGCTTACTTGTATAGAAATATTTGATTGGTTACCTTCTGATTGGCCTGAACCCTCCTCTACAGTTTCCCGCAGAAATCGTGACAGGCTGTCTGAAGACTTCTTCTTGGCAGATAGGCCTTCCTCCTTTGAGGCAAGGGCACGCAATTCAATTCTGGGGCCGGACTTGCTTGTTGGGGTGACCAACATGAATTCAGAATCTTCCTCAAGCAGCCCATTCTCTGTGTGACCATTGTGTCTGGAGTCAAACGCAGTGTgagagcttctctctctcagcaagAGGTGTGACTGCTCTACGTCGCTGTAGAACTCAATGTTGGAGTTGGGCCGGCTTGGTAAACCATTGATGGGATAGCACAGTAGTAGCAGGACGAAACCTGTACAGAAGTAATCAGTTAGTAACCTTATTGATGGAAATGAAGAAATATAACAGGACGAAATAGGGGACAAGCTTCAATGTAGAGTACATTGACCAGATAATGTCAATCAAAGTATTGACAACTGGAGTTAGACAACTTGGTCTAATTGAGATAGGTCAAGGCACAAGTTTTAGCCCTACTATGCTTATCAAAATAGCCTAGTGAAACTGTTGCATATACAATGTTTCCAACTGTGTAgaacacattattattattattattaaagacATTTTCCTATACCATCATCTAATGGATCAGAGATACTACGTTAATACATtaaaaagtggtcaagaaataTCACTGACCTATGGACAGTATTTGGACGGCCATTTGTATCAGTTTGTCTGAAATAAGAAAGAGATGGTTAAtacaccacaataaaaaaaaatagcaattaAGGAATgaaatcatatatatatatatatatatatatatatatatatatatatatatatatatatatatatatatatgtatagcctacatatgtCTGTATATACAACAATTTCTACAAACTTAAATGTATGATTAATCAATACATTCATTAAATATAAGTGATCAAGAATAAAATAGTATTAAAACTAAACCATTCGGGTGAGTTTATCAACTTGAGTAGGCCTAATTAAGGATTTTTTTCTATATGTTAAATATCTTCATCCACAAATTAAAAATTGATCATTCGAAAGTAATATAAAGTAtaatgtctttcaaaaatattAAGTATGTGTCTTTCTGAGAAATAACCAAAATCCTACCTGTAGTTTAGTCCTTGGGTGAAAAATCCTTTTTGTCAATAGGCCAATGAGTATGTGACCCTGTCGTCCTCTCTGAGTGTCCGAGTTGTCTGAATGAGGAGGTGAGGATACTGGCCATTTAGTACTCCATCTCATACAAAAAGATGCTCTCTGCCCATCATCAATGTTCGTCAGACTTGTTCTATTTTGGTCCTCTTTTGGTCATCTTTTGTGTCTTTGCGCAGTCTAATTACATCAGCAGGTTCTGAGTGACGTGGTGGCTGTCTTGTCACTCTGTTCATCCACACCCATACAGCATAGTTATTTACACAGTCCAGTTAAGCTTGTCATTGCAGACTATCACAACAACACCTTTCAACAGGTACTGTAACACTTTGGAACACCTTTAGAATTTCTTGAACacctttcttgaatttccccttggggatcaataaagtatctatctatctatctatctatctatctatctagaaagTGGACGCATTCAGGGGTGccgccagggggggggggggggggggggggttagtaagATTCTAAGGGAGTCCTAAatttaaatctttcatggggCCCAAGATTTCTGGCGGCATCCCTGGACGCATTCAGCAGGGTGAGGCGTGTGACGCAACTGAATCGTAAAACAGTGGATCATATGACAATGAATAGctcagaaaaacacaaacaagtggTATGCTGCCAGCCACTcccatgtgtttgtattgtgtgaCAGTGTTACATGACGGCCAATAAACCAGAAACTGTTTCATTGAGATAAAATATATAGTCCACCCACCCAATTTCAAGTTCCATTTCTATCTTTTATTTAGAGCAGTAGTACAGAGTGCTTACACCAACAACTGAACTTTTTGTACTGGTCAAAGTATGGGACATACTGTAAAGCTTTTTTTACTCTGGGCATTCatttttccttgtgtgtgtttgtgtgtgttttttttttatctgtactCTAAGTTTGTGAAATTAAGTTTTATGCATAGCTTGTGCTGCTAGTTAGAGCAGGCTAAAAGAGGTTACTTGCTAATTGTCTATAATATGTTGATAGTATTATATAGTAGTTACATATAGTATGTTTTTACAATTCTTTCAAgtgtttaaaaaatacattttaaatatagagagcaaaataagaaaatatatattgtttttttttaaaaaatcttcctcctttcaaaaatcaaaataaaagaaaacaaacaaacataaaacgctctataaatacagtatatagccgcTAAATACCTGCATTTTTATACTCATCAGGGAGGGTTTTATTGTTCAATTTATCAAATAGATATAGGTCAAGCTAGGGGCTtggctatagacctctgaagttcgcctacaaaaaggacccaaacctgccatctttgcccatacaaGGAGATCCGGAAGTTAATTGAGGCTAACTGcatatggcaagttgcattgtaagttagctctgatAGAGATAGcctagatactttattgatccccaaggggatatTCAAGATCCCATCAGCTTAAGACACCATACACAACATACGCTACACTCTGGGGTAgtaaagatcaaagtgtgccgtcttcacctaccgaagatcacagtatccactagaaggcagtggacaaaacggTGTAGCGATAAACGTCTACATTTTCAaagtcatcatccccgcgacaATTTAAAAGATGCAATAATTGAAAATGCTCATGTTACTTTCCCATAGAAAACATGTCctttccttatttgggcaaagatggtagcttttttgtaagcgaacttcagaggtcaatTGTCTACTATGACCGAAGATATGGCCGATATATAGATGCATTATTGTGGTGTATTAACCATCTCTTTCTAATTTCTGACAAATGGCTTCTATATGCTGTCATAAGTCAGTGATCTTTTTAATTCAATAATGTAGTATTTCTGATCCATTTAATCATGATATAGAAAAAAGTGTTACAATAATAAAAGTGTTAATATTGCTTAAGTCAGAAATACACAGAAAGATTTTCCTTTTGTTACTTATCTCTGTGTTACCATTAAAGACATTGAACTTATCTACTGTATGGTTCAATGGCATTGGCAACCTCCCAGAACACATTCGTTTTGAATAGCCTGGAGCTGTTCTTAGGGCATTCCTACAATCCAGCCAAACCACTTCATTCAGTTCCACTACGTGCTTTTTACACCCTTGTGTACTCAGTTGTGagtgcagagagaaaaaaattaaGATGACCTCTTGCTGTGACACAGAGCTAATGTCATCACCAGTTCATTCACAGACCATTTAGCTGACAATTTTAATTGCTAAAAATATGTGTTCTGCACAATTGGGAAAATATATGTGCTACAGTTTTACTACTTTTGATAAGCAGGAGACTTAAGTCTTATGCCATGACCTATCTCAAACAGACCTAGCTATCTAGCTCCAGTTCTAGTCACCCTTTAATACCTTAATTGGCAGTTTGGCCAATGTCCTCTGCTTTCAAGCCATGATTATTTATTTCTGTGCAGGTCTAGTGTTAATGCTGTGTTTTCCCATCAAGACTCCTTTGcttctttccttttcctttaATACCAGCACCCTTTGTCTTTGCAGTATCCCTGTACACACTGATACAAACTGAATGCTGCATGCAGCCgtttcccttgatcatcactggcaagtgcagattttttccgcgattgcattcacatggtagctgtggcggcaacattacagAAACATGACTAGGTCGGCAGGAGGTAGATATACagacatatgaattcagacagcacaacaacaacaaaaaatcctGCCATATAAAAGTTTGTGAACATTGCGGAAATACACGTCTATCTGAAAGCGGCTatagagtactgtatgtgtgggaaaAAATGCACGGGTGGGAAAGCTGCATCATTTTGCTCTTGCATtcatatttttatttcattatacACATATTTCTGTCAGAGACCTGAAAGTGCACCAGGCATTTTCTattgatcacatgaccataatAAACCTCTATAAAACATATGGAAACTGGTTAAAGTGCAACATATAaacttaaataaatacaaagacacacacacaaacacacacacacacacacacacacacacacacacacacacacacacacacacacacacacacacacacacaaacacacacacacacacacacatacacacacacacacgcacacacacacactcactcacatacagacaccatacacattctctcttgttCCAACATAATACATACTCCTCACAATTGATATGCTACAtccaataaataaatagaaaaataacGTTATAAATAGATAACATTGCATTGTTCACACTACATAACCATACAGTCCTACCATTGGTTATttcaataaaaaacaaagtccATTCATTGTAAGaccttttcttttgtttccAGGTCTTCATTCAGTCAGGGCTGTGCAAATGTTCATGCAATGCCCATCAAAGGTGGAAACATTTCCTTCATGTGGAGTtgattgggggggtggggggggggctgggcgtCTACCAGGACTGCGTGGCAATGACGGCCAGAAGGGTCAGGCTGAAGGTGGTTCCAAGACTGATCCTGCTGGTGATGCTTCCTGAGCTGACGGCTGCAGGGCGAGACAGAAACAATGTTAGGTGGACAACACCCCAGATTAACTCAAAATGTCATTCGTCCTCATATTAGGACAGAAAAGACTGTGATGTAATAACACCGTTAATGGTTTAGGCAGGGCAATACTGGATAAGATGAAAATTCTTTGACAACAAGCATTGGATCACAAAAAAGAGATGCAGTCATATTAGAAATCTAGACCGCTGGCACTCAATAtctccatatactgtagcactcaCAAAGACATTAGCGATGGCTGTCAGTAAAGAAATGATTGGATTGGATGTAGTGCTCAAATAAACTCACCTGTGCCATTCACAGAGACAATGTTAATAGTCAGGTTGCCACTTGCTGCTGCTCGCACCATGGTGTTGTATATGGCGGTTGCACTTGGCAATGTAGCGTTGTATGTGAAGTACAGGTTTGACTGGGTCACATAGGAGTTCGCGAAAACTGTCCCATCACTGTGGAAGAAAACAGCGGTGAATTAATAAGGTTTCTCTTGATGAGTTGACACGAGTAGTAGCCAAGTACAATTCAATGGgatatttatttgaaaatgaatttagaacatacatgtcaaaataaaaTTGATACTAGtgttagttttttgtttttacttgtTTAGTGATGACACTCTGTATCCATAAAGGATTATGAACACATTCATTAAGGATTATAAAGTAACCCAATGTATTATAATTGTAAGGATTGTCACTAAAATGTCTATGACTACTCTCTGGGTTGCAGTATTGTAGAATAAGCATTGTGATATTTCAATAGCATATAACTTAAGCAATGCAGTCATGACTGTGTGCAGAAGTTACATATAAACGTATACTAATAATTATGAGGGGTGTTATGAATGCTTTATAGCACCCTAATGAATGTGTTCATAATGATTCATGGATACTGGGTTCATAAGTGTTGCCTGTGTATATTTTGGGGATAGCATATCTATATACAATATCAATAAAAGATTATTAAAACATACTTACGCATATGTTGTGGGGTTCAAAGAGACAAAGTTTGTAGAGTAATCTTCCAGAAAGAAGGGCTCCAACTGAAAAGGGGAAACAACAGTTAAGCTTCATTCAGACTGCAAGCGACAACTGACTATAGACTAGAATAGAGTTAGAATGACTTAAACGTGTACTTATTATAATGATGATTTTGATAATGtattggcctacagtatgtaaccccTATACTTTATATTTAGACTTAACTAACTCCTTCCTTTGCCAGACAAACAGTGTATAATCAATGCAATCTCCTAttttcacataactttattatcACACTTACCTCGGATTTAATTCTGGATGTTGTGTCACGGTAGGCAGTTGAGTTGACAGCGGCCAGCGTAACGGTAGAAGTAGTCCCATTGGTGGTAGTGAACTGAACATTGGCCATCACCTTTGGCTCATCTgtggaaaaaaatacacacaaaagaacCTGTGgtaagtgactgtgtgtgtgtgtgtgtgtgtctgtgtctgtgtgtgtgtgtgtgtgtactgtatatatgtgtgtgtgtgtgtgtgtgtgtgtgtgtgtgtttgtgtgtgtatgtgtgtgtgtgtgtctgtgtgtgagcatcaaatgaaataaaacagataACAGATCTGGTCTGTCGCTTGATAGTTAGCCTTGTTGAAAAACGAGTTAAACTCACGGAGAACGGAGATGGTGCTTGTATCCACAGACAGGTCGGCGGGGCTGGCCGCTTCTTGCAGTTGCTGAAGCACCTCCGTTGTCTCAGGGACAATATCTGGCACAGACTGATCAAACTCCACAtctatctctgcctctgtgttgtCTGCGCGATAGCGGGTCACGGCCCTGtttagaaaaagagaaaaaagaaagacattaTGAACGTGTTTGTTTAACGCTCGACTTTGACCATTGCCATGGTCATTGCTCTATGCAAAATAACTGGTTGTTGGAGAAAATGAATTGGGCCTAACTTACCTCAGCGACTTGACAGCAACTCGGAAGAACCTTGACCCATACTTCGCTTTGTAGATTGGTTCCGACTGTGGAACACAGAATTATCATTAGACTACAGTGGCAACAAAGCCAGTCTTACGGCATTACAGACATCTGTCTTATTATAAAAATGATTGCATGTGTTATTATTCTCAAATGTAACTCATGTTTTGTATTTTAGGTGAATCAAATGCCTTGAAGAGACTGAAACAGTATTTGTAAATTAGCCTTACCCAGGTAACAATGGAAGCAACCAGCGTCTGGTAAGCTTGAGTTTGAGGGTTGTTGTAATCAGCAATGTAGGTTCTGGTCATCGCAAAGGTCATTGCAACTATGTAACGTGGAGTGGTTATTGgagatgctgttgttgttgttgctgctgctgctgttgttgccgtTGTTGTGTCTGAAAAATCAacgagtgatttcagtgtgaTTTTTCACTTTCAtgagtgtgcattttttttgcattttcagtcaaataaacacaaacagaataaTGAGATTAAAAACTGAAAATCCACTCAGGTACCTGAGGAAATTAACACCTTAGCTTACTTGTATAGAAATATTTGATTGGTTACCTTCTGATTGGCCTGAACCCTCCTCTACAGTTTCCCGCAGAAATCGTGACAGGCTGTCTGAAGACTTCTTCTTGGCAGATAGGCCTTCCTCCTTTGAGGCAAGGGCACGCAGTTCAATTCTGGGGCCGGACTTGCTTGTTGGGGTGACCAACATCAATTCAGAATCTTCCTCAAGCAGCCCATTCTCTGTGTGACCATTGTGTCTGGAGTCAAACGCAGTGTgagagcttctctctctcagcaagAGGTGTGACTGCTCTACGTCGCTGTTGAACTCAATGTTGGAGTTGGGCCGGCTTGGTAAACCATTGATGGGATAGCACAGTAGTAGCAGGACGAAACCTGTACAAAAGTAATCAGTTAGTAACCTTATTGATGGAAATGAAGAAATATAACAGGACGAAATAGGGGACAAGCTTCAATGTAGAGCACATTGACCAGATAATGTCAATCAAAGTATTGACAACTGGAGTTAGACAACTTGGTCTAATTGAGATAGGTCAAGGCACAAGTTTTAGCCCTACTATGCTTATCAAAATAGCCTAGTGAAACTGTTGCATATACAATGTTTCCAACTGTGTAgaacacattattattattattattaaagacATTTTCCTATACCATAATCTAATGGATCAGAGATACTACATTAATACATtaaaaagtggtcaagaaataTCACTGACCTATGGACAGTATTTGGACGGCCATTTGTATCAGTTTGTCTGAAATAAGAAAGAGATGGTTAAtacaccacaataaaaaaaaatagcaattaAGGAATgaaatcatatatatatatatatatatatatatatatatatatatatatgtatagcctacatatgtCTGTATATACAACAATTTCCACAAACTTAAATGTATGATTAATCAATACATTCATTAAATATAAGTGATCAAGAATAAAATAGTATTAAAACTAAACCAATCGGGTGAGTTTATCAACTTGAGTAATTAAGTTTCTTTTTCTATATGTTAAATATCTTCATCCACAAATTAAAAATTGATCATTCGAAAGTAATATAAAGTAtaatgtctttcaaaaatattAAGTATGTGTCTTTCTGAGAAATAACCAAAATCCTACCTGTAGTTTAGTCCTTGGGTGAAAAATCCTTTTTGTCAATAGGCCAATGAGTATGTGACCCTGTCGTCCTCTCTGAGTGTCCGAGTTGTCTGAATGAGGAGGTGAGGATACTGGCCATTTAGTACTCCATCTCACACAAAAAGATGCTCTCTGCCCATCATCAATGTTCGTCAGACTTGTTCTATTTTGGTCCTCTTTTGGTCATCTTTTGTGTCTTTGCGCAGTCTAATTACATCAGCAGGTTCTGAGTGACGTGGTGGCTGTCTTGTCACTCTGTTCATCCACACCCATACAGCATAGTTATTTACACAGTCCAGTTAAGCTTGTCATTGCAGACTATCACAATAACACCTTTCAACAGGTACTGTAACACTTCGGAACACCTTTAGAATTTCTTGAACacctttcttgaatttccccttggggatcaataaagtatctatctatctatctatctatctatctatctatctatctagaaagTGGACGCattcagg belongs to Sardina pilchardus chromosome 16, fSarPil1.1, whole genome shotgun sequence and includes:
- the LOC134060052 gene encoding uncharacterized protein LOC134060052, with product MAVQILSIGFVLLLLCYPINGLPSRPNSNIEFYSDVEQSHLLLRERSSHTAFDSRHNGHTENGLLEEDSEFMLVTPTSKSGPRIELRALASKEEGLSAKKKSSDSLSRFLRETVEEGSGQSEDTTTATTAAAATTTTASPITTPRYIVAMTFAMTRTYIADYNNPQTQAYQTLVASIVTWSEPIYKAKYGSRFFRVAVKSLRAVTRYRADNTEAEIDVEFDQSVPDIVPETTEVLQQLQEAASPVDLSVDTSTISVLHEPKVMANVQFTTTNGTTSTVTLAAVNSTAYRDTTSRIKSELEPFFLEDYSTNFVSLNPTTYADGTVFANSYVTQSNLYFTYNATLPSATAIYNTMVRAAASGNLTINIVSVNGTAVSSGSITSRISLGTTFSLTLLAVIATQSW
- the LOC134060315 gene encoding uncharacterized protein LOC134060315; its protein translation is MAVQILSIGFVLLLLCYPINGLPSRPNSNIEFNSDVEQSHLLLRERSSHTAFDSRHNGHTENGLLEEDSELMLVTPTSKSGPRIELRALASKEEGLSAKKKSSDSLSRFLRETVEEGSGQSEDTTTATTAAAATTTTASPITTPRYIVAMTFAMTRTYIADYNNPQTQAYQTLVASIVTWSEPIYKAKYGSRFFRVAVKSLRAVTRYRADNTEAEIDVEFDQSVPDIVPETTEVLQQLQEAASPADLSVDTSTISVLHEPKVMANVQFTTTNGTTSTVTLAAVNSTAYRDTTSRIKSELEPFFLEDYSTNFVSLNPTTYADGTVFANSYVTQSNLYFTYNATLPSATAIYNTMVRAAASGNLTINIVSVNGTAVSSGSITSRISLGTTFSLTLLAVIATQSW